A single genomic interval of Adhaeribacter pallidiroseus harbors:
- a CDS encoding ferritin-like domain-containing protein has protein sequence MNIHNLLTQIEKVDPEIYERLDSRRSIFKHFAGFGKKLAATAVPLAFGAMLNKAYGQTAPPRSVVDVLKFAFLLENLEAEFYKQAAATDIFPTSAGKGAFETIRNHEVAHVAFLKGALAADAPTYTAASFDFTAGGVLGDMTFKDYPTMLAVAQAFEDTGVRAYKGQAAFLISNNDVLQAALQIHSIEARHAAHIRRMRRDMMTNPAMQKPWITGKDLGGLPGFTQAIYDGEEVTTQATVKITGTFGGITISDAAASEAFDEPLTTEQVTAIVTPFLKK, from the coding sequence ATGAATATACATAACCTTCTTACTCAAATAGAAAAAGTAGATCCGGAAATTTACGAACGTTTAGATTCACGCCGGTCTATTTTCAAGCATTTTGCCGGCTTCGGTAAAAAATTGGCCGCTACTGCTGTACCTTTAGCCTTTGGCGCTATGCTGAACAAAGCGTATGGCCAAACTGCTCCTCCCCGCTCCGTGGTGGATGTACTTAAATTTGCCTTTTTGTTAGAAAACCTGGAAGCAGAGTTTTACAAACAAGCCGCTGCTACTGATATATTTCCTACCTCAGCCGGTAAAGGTGCTTTTGAAACCATCCGGAACCACGAGGTAGCCCACGTAGCTTTTTTAAAAGGTGCTTTAGCAGCCGATGCTCCTACCTACACCGCAGCTAGCTTTGATTTTACTGCTGGTGGTGTTTTGGGAGACATGACTTTTAAAGATTATCCTACTATGCTAGCTGTAGCGCAAGCTTTTGAAGATACCGGAGTTCGGGCTTATAAAGGCCAGGCTGCTTTCTTAATCAGCAACAACGATGTATTACAAGCTGCTTTGCAAATTCATTCTATTGAAGCTCGCCACGCGGCCCATATTCGCCGCATGCGCCGAGATATGATGACCAATCCCGCCATGCAGAAACCTTGGATTACCGGTAAAGACCTAGGCGGCTTGCCTGGTTTTACCCAGGCCATATACGACGGGGAAGAAGTTACTACCCAGGCTACCGTTAAAATTACCGGCACTTTTGGTGGTATAACCATTAGCGATGCCGCTGCTTCTGAAGCGTTTGATGAGCCTTTAACCACGGAACAAGTAACGGCGATCGTTACGCCGTTCCTGAAAAAATAA
- a CDS encoding AAA family ATPase — translation MPPRTITIGITGPESTGKSTLAEQLANYYRAVWVPEYARAYLANLNRPYTQADVEHIAKGQLARMNQAREQAPTLVFFDTELIVLKIWLENAYGLVPTWLHNAIDQQNIDLYLLMDIDLPWEPDPQREHPHLRQFFYDWYQRELQEHQCFFVTVSGSYQERFDAARRQIDKLLAT, via the coding sequence TTGCCGCCCCGAACTATAACAATTGGCATAACTGGCCCCGAATCTACGGGTAAATCTACCTTAGCCGAACAATTAGCAAATTACTACCGAGCCGTTTGGGTGCCCGAATACGCCCGCGCGTACCTGGCCAACTTAAACCGACCTTACACCCAAGCCGATGTAGAACATATTGCTAAGGGGCAGTTAGCCCGGATGAACCAAGCACGGGAGCAAGCACCCACGCTTGTTTTTTTTGATACAGAACTGATTGTTTTAAAAATCTGGCTGGAAAATGCCTACGGGCTTGTACCAACCTGGCTGCACAACGCCATAGACCAGCAAAATATCGATTTGTACCTGCTCATGGACATTGATTTACCCTGGGAACCCGACCCGCAGCGGGAGCATCCGCATTTACGGCAGTTTTTTTACGATTGGTACCAGCGCGAACTGCAGGAACACCAATGCTTTTTTGTAACAGTTTCCGGATCTTACCAGGAGCGGTTCGATGCCGCCCGCCGGCAAATAGATAAACTGCTGGCAACTTAG
- a CDS encoding aldose 1-epimerase family protein, translated as MMHTLQNSTFQIGVQEHGAELCSFKNKQTNLEYIWQADPAVWNRHAPVLFPTVGKLKNNQFTYQEKAYTLPQHGFARDYAFTLDSKTENSLVFVLEQSEATLANYPFNFRLYITYQLQDNALTMSYRVENPANTALYFSLGAHPGFVCPLFSDEQFSDYYLQFEKPENLQRYLLDGGLQNGQTEPVFLENNLHLPLTYALFEKDAIVLKNLTSEKISLRSRRHEHGLDFIFLGYPYFGIWTKEKNAPFICLEPWHGIADSVNSSGELTEKEGMILLPPREVFTCAYTIVVT; from the coding sequence ATGATGCATACACTTCAAAACAGTACTTTTCAGATTGGTGTGCAGGAACACGGCGCCGAACTGTGCAGTTTTAAAAATAAACAAACTAACCTGGAATACATCTGGCAAGCCGATCCGGCTGTTTGGAACCGGCATGCGCCGGTTTTGTTTCCTACGGTGGGTAAGCTAAAGAATAACCAATTTACCTACCAGGAAAAAGCTTATACTTTGCCGCAACACGGTTTTGCCCGCGATTATGCGTTTACTCTGGATAGTAAAACCGAAAACTCCTTAGTTTTTGTGCTGGAGCAATCCGAAGCTACCTTAGCCAATTACCCATTTAATTTCCGGTTGTACATTACCTATCAGTTACAGGACAATGCTTTAACCATGAGCTACCGCGTGGAGAATCCCGCTAACACTGCTTTGTATTTTTCACTCGGCGCCCATCCTGGTTTTGTTTGCCCTTTATTCTCTGACGAACAATTCTCAGATTATTACCTGCAATTTGAAAAACCGGAAAACCTGCAAAGATATTTACTCGATGGTGGTTTGCAGAACGGCCAAACCGAACCCGTGTTTTTGGAAAACAACCTCCACTTGCCGCTTACCTACGCGCTATTCGAAAAGGACGCAATTGTTCTGAAGAATCTTACCTCCGAAAAAATTTCATTACGCAGCCGCCGCCACGAACACGGTTTAGATTTTATCTTCCTGGGTTACCCGTATTTCGGCATCTGGACCAAAGAGAAAAATGCCCCGTTTATTTGCCTGGAGCCTTGGCACGGCATTGCCGATAGTGTAAACAGCAGCGGCGAACTCACCGAAAAAGAAGGAATGATATTGTTGCCGCCCAGAGAGGTATTTACTTGCGCGTATACCATTGTGGTAACGTAA
- a CDS encoding efflux RND transporter periplasmic adaptor subunit: MKVNFLKISTDFGKLAWAGGLVMLCFLTDCHSANSKTEENPDTVEAPPVETIALQKGKIATDLQIPGELLPYQQVDLYAKENSYVKKLMVDVGSEVKQGQLLVSLEAPELNSRLAETLSRLKGQEALYTASKAHYNRLLETSKTPGTISPNDLDQALARRNSDFAQLEAAQAAYQSVVATRNYLEIRAPFNGVITARNISAGAYVGPSGKGSEFPLLTLQEQKKLRLVVSVPEMYTGLLSKQDQVTFKVKSLPNAEFTARVKRLAGALDTRLRAERLEMDVINNQGKLLPGMYAEVNLPLPAKDSTFVVPTSAVVASTEKIFVIKVANNKAEWVEVQKGRSADEKVEIYGKLNPGDRLVAVATDEIRDGAELKNIKLEK, from the coding sequence ATGAAAGTTAATTTTTTAAAAATAAGCACCGATTTCGGCAAACTGGCCTGGGCTGGTGGCTTGGTGATGCTTTGTTTTTTAACGGATTGCCACTCGGCAAATAGCAAAACTGAAGAAAATCCGGACACGGTGGAAGCACCCCCGGTAGAAACCATTGCGCTGCAAAAAGGAAAAATAGCAACCGATTTACAGATTCCCGGCGAGTTATTACCCTACCAGCAGGTAGACTTGTACGCCAAGGAAAATAGTTATGTAAAAAAGTTAATGGTGGATGTAGGTTCCGAAGTAAAACAAGGCCAGTTGCTGGTAAGCCTGGAAGCGCCCGAACTTAACTCCCGCTTAGCCGAAACCTTATCGCGGTTAAAAGGGCAGGAAGCTTTGTATACCGCCAGCAAAGCCCATTACAACCGTTTGCTCGAAACCAGTAAAACGCCCGGTACTATCTCGCCCAACGACCTGGACCAAGCCTTAGCCCGGCGAAATTCAGATTTTGCCCAACTGGAGGCGGCCCAAGCAGCTTACCAATCGGTGGTGGCTACCCGCAATTATTTAGAAATCAGAGCGCCCTTTAACGGCGTTATTACCGCCCGTAATATAAGTGCAGGAGCCTACGTAGGGCCCTCGGGCAAAGGCTCGGAGTTTCCTTTATTAACCTTGCAGGAACAGAAAAAACTGCGTCTGGTCGTATCGGTACCCGAAATGTACACCGGATTATTAAGCAAACAAGATCAGGTAACCTTTAAAGTAAAATCACTCCCTAACGCCGAATTTACCGCGCGGGTGAAACGCCTGGCCGGGGCTTTGGATACGCGTCTACGGGCTGAACGCCTGGAAATGGATGTTATAAATAACCAGGGTAAATTACTGCCGGGCATGTACGCCGAAGTAAACCTTCCTTTACCGGCCAAGGATAGCACCTTTGTAGTACCCACCAGTGCAGTAGTAGCCTCCACCGAAAAAATATTTGTGATAAAAGTAGCTAATAACAAGGCAGAGTGGGTAGAGGTGCAAAAAGGCCGTTCAGCCGACGAGAAAGTTGAAATCTACGGAAAACTAAACCCCGGCGACCGCTTAGTTGCGGTTGCAACCGACGAAATACGCGATGGCGCGGAGTTGAAAAATATCAAGCTGGAGAAGTAA
- a CDS encoding TonB-dependent receptor: protein MAQFSVSGRILEAGSGQPLVGATVQINQTGTITNDQGYYELNAIAPGRQLLQVSYVGYEANKAEITVNQNTTYNASLVPVSIRANEVVIRATRANDKTGTTFTNVSKEQIASRNFGQDLPYLLDQTPSVVVNSDAGAGVGYTGIRIRGSDITRINVTVNGIPVNDAESHGAFFVNMPDLASSVQDMQVQRGVGTSTNGAGAFGASINMRTIGVNPEPYAEANNTFGSYNTWKHTVAFGTGLIGKKFTVDGRLSRISSDGYVDRAFSKLKSYYFSAGYNGKTGMLQFVTFSGQEQTYQAWNGVPEDSLKTNRRYNSLTYDNETDNYQQDHYQLHYSKTFGPQFDFGGAFHLTRGKGYYEQYKTDQSLANYNVPPVVLGDTTITNTDLIRRKWLDNYFYGATYALNYRASQNAFSATLGGSWNRYDGDHYGEIIWARFASSSEIRQRYYQGDALKTDFTIYGKVNYQATTQLGFFGDVQYRTINYDLNGTDDNQRNVTQQADFQFLNPKAGITYAFKPGQTLYASYAVGNREPVRSDFVDRKGAAQPKAETQYNLEAGYRLRGNQFNTTAKLLNYSLDVNYFYMDYYNQLVLTGQLNDVGSALRTNIKRSYRTGVELAGLINWHDLVEVSSTLTLSRNKIKNYAETVYVYDADYNVENTVINNYKETDISFSPNIISAHKVEVQPIKGFKAALLYKTVSQQYLDNTSSEDRKINGYQVADLRFRYIIQPGFMKELEFAFLLNNVFNKKYEANGYTFSEQYSGDPTRYDYNYYYPQATRNFLLSVGLKF, encoded by the coding sequence ATGGCTCAATTTTCGGTGAGTGGGCGAATACTCGAAGCGGGATCGGGCCAGCCATTGGTGGGAGCCACCGTGCAAATTAATCAAACCGGTACCATTACCAACGATCAAGGTTATTACGAACTAAACGCTATTGCGCCGGGCCGGCAGCTGTTACAGGTAAGTTACGTTGGGTACGAGGCCAATAAGGCTGAAATTACCGTTAATCAGAATACAACTTATAATGCTTCTTTGGTTCCGGTCAGCATCCGGGCCAACGAAGTAGTGATCCGGGCTACCCGCGCCAACGATAAAACCGGCACCACGTTCACCAATGTGAGCAAAGAACAAATTGCCAGCCGCAACTTTGGCCAGGATTTACCTTATCTGCTGGACCAAACACCCTCGGTGGTAGTAAATTCCGATGCTGGCGCCGGGGTAGGCTACACGGGCATTCGTATCCGGGGCTCAGATATAACCCGCATTAATGTAACCGTAAACGGTATTCCCGTTAACGATGCCGAATCGCACGGGGCCTTCTTCGTGAACATGCCGGATTTAGCTTCTTCGGTGCAGGATATGCAGGTACAACGGGGCGTAGGTACCTCCACCAACGGCGCCGGGGCTTTTGGGGCCAGTATTAACATGCGCACCATTGGGGTAAACCCGGAGCCTTACGCCGAAGCCAATAACACCTTTGGCTCTTATAACACCTGGAAACATACCGTTGCTTTTGGTACCGGCTTAATCGGGAAAAAGTTTACCGTTGATGGGCGGCTGTCCCGGATTTCTTCGGATGGCTACGTGGACCGCGCTTTTTCTAAATTAAAATCGTACTACTTTTCGGCGGGCTATAACGGTAAAACCGGCATGCTCCAATTTGTGACTTTTTCGGGCCAGGAGCAGACTTACCAGGCCTGGAACGGCGTGCCCGAAGATTCGCTTAAAACCAATCGCCGGTATAATTCCTTAACCTACGACAACGAAACCGACAATTACCAGCAAGACCATTACCAGTTGCACTATTCTAAAACTTTCGGTCCGCAATTCGATTTTGGCGGCGCATTTCACTTAACCCGCGGTAAAGGATATTATGAGCAATATAAAACCGATCAGAGTTTAGCTAATTACAACGTGCCCCCGGTAGTGCTGGGCGATACTACCATTACCAACACCGATTTGATCCGGCGCAAATGGCTCGATAATTATTTTTACGGGGCCACTTACGCTTTAAACTACCGGGCCTCCCAAAATGCTTTCTCGGCTACCCTGGGTGGTTCCTGGAACCGGTACGACGGCGATCATTACGGCGAAATTATATGGGCCCGTTTTGCTTCCAGCAGCGAAATCCGGCAGCGGTATTACCAGGGCGATGCTTTAAAAACCGATTTTACCATTTACGGTAAAGTAAACTACCAGGCCACGACGCAATTAGGCTTTTTCGGGGATGTGCAATACCGCACCATTAATTACGATTTAAACGGCACCGACGACAACCAGCGGAACGTTACCCAACAAGCCGATTTTCAATTTTTAAACCCCAAGGCCGGTATAACTTATGCGTTTAAACCCGGTCAAACCTTGTATGCTTCCTACGCCGTGGGTAACCGCGAACCAGTGCGCAGCGATTTCGTGGACCGCAAGGGCGCAGCGCAACCCAAAGCCGAAACCCAGTATAACCTGGAAGCCGGTTACCGTTTGCGCGGCAACCAATTTAATACTACCGCTAAGCTTTTAAACTACAGCTTGGATGTTAATTACTTTTACATGGATTATTACAACCAATTAGTATTAACGGGTCAGTTAAACGACGTGGGTTCTGCGTTGCGCACCAACATAAAACGTAGTTACCGCACCGGAGTAGAACTCGCTGGTTTAATTAACTGGCACGACCTGGTAGAAGTGAGCAGCACCTTAACGCTTAGCCGGAACAAAATTAAAAATTATGCCGAAACGGTTTACGTGTACGATGCCGATTATAACGTAGAAAACACGGTAATTAATAATTACAAAGAAACCGATATCTCGTTTTCACCCAACATAATTTCGGCGCATAAAGTAGAAGTGCAACCTATAAAAGGGTTTAAAGCGGCTCTTCTGTACAAAACCGTAAGCCAGCAATACCTGGATAATACCTCCAGCGAAGACCGTAAAATTAACGGGTACCAAGTGGCCGATTTACGATTCCGGTATATAATACAGCCTGGTTTTATGAAGGAACTGGAATTTGCTTTTTTACTGAACAATGTGTTTAATAAAAAATACGAAGCCAACGGCTATACTTTCAGCGAACAATATTCCGGCGACCCGACCCGCTACGATTATAATTACTATTATCCGCAGGCTACCCGCAATTTTCTTTTATCAGTCGGATTAAAATTTTAA
- a CDS encoding DUF4097 family beta strand repeat-containing protein has translation MKKINTILLVMLLTVATLATGFISSAEDNKPYQVKDFTINGAGKLQAKTSGGSLKVTGGSGSRVKVKVFVKPANWKNRLQEPSAEALAKYTIDVRQEGNTIYAVAERKDKSWNKDNALSIGFEMEVPEQMACNLRTSGGSISLESVTGDQDVETSGGSLNFKNIKGNLDANTSGGSIELAHYQGNLNAQTSGGSINLNSANGRLKAHTSGGSIHLNEVAGDIDAHTSGGSIHADVKSLGKYLTLETSGGSVHATVPGGKGLDLDLEGNRVKTALTNFNGTSDTRRVKGTVNGGGIPVKMSTSGGTTELSYRM, from the coding sequence ATGAAAAAGATAAACACAATTCTGCTGGTAATGCTCCTGACGGTAGCCACCTTAGCTACTGGTTTTATTAGCTCCGCCGAGGATAACAAACCCTACCAGGTAAAAGATTTTACCATTAACGGAGCCGGTAAACTACAAGCCAAAACTTCCGGGGGAAGCCTTAAAGTAACCGGTGGCTCGGGCAGCCGGGTAAAAGTAAAAGTATTTGTAAAACCAGCAAACTGGAAAAACCGCCTGCAAGAACCTTCGGCCGAAGCTTTAGCCAAATACACCATTGATGTGCGGCAGGAAGGAAATACGATTTACGCCGTTGCCGAACGCAAAGACAAAAGCTGGAACAAAGATAATGCTCTGAGCATTGGTTTTGAAATGGAGGTACCGGAGCAAATGGCTTGTAACCTGCGCACCAGCGGGGGTAGCATCAGCTTAGAGTCGGTAACCGGGGATCAGGATGTGGAAACCAGCGGTGGCAGTTTAAATTTTAAAAATATTAAAGGCAACCTGGATGCCAATACATCCGGAGGCAGCATTGAACTAGCCCATTATCAGGGCAATTTAAACGCTCAAACCAGCGGTGGCTCTATAAATCTGAACAGTGCCAACGGCCGTTTAAAGGCGCACACCAGCGGCGGCAGCATTCATTTAAATGAAGTAGCCGGCGACATAGACGCGCATACCAGCGGGGGCAGCATCCACGCCGATGTTAAAAGTTTAGGCAAGTATTTAACCCTGGAAACCAGCGGTGGTAGCGTACACGCCACGGTACCGGGTGGTAAAGGTTTAGATTTAGATCTAGAAGGTAACCGGGTAAAAACGGCTTTAACCAACTTTAACGGCACCTCCGATACCCGCCGGGTAAAAGGCACCGTAAACGGGGGCGGCATACCGGTAAAAATGAGCACTTCCGGCGGCACTACCGAGCTCTCTTACCGCATGTAA
- the ruvB gene encoding Holliday junction branch migration DNA helicase RuvB: MREEYLSGDDDSMSQAEKEIDKALRPLSFRDFTGQEKIVENLKIFVLAARRRGEALDHVLLHGPPGLGKTTLSHIIASELDANIKMTSGPVLDKPSDLAGLLTNLDRNDVLFIDEIHRLNPIVEEYLYSAMEDYKIDIMLDSGPNARTVQISLNPFTLIGATTRSGLLTSPLRARFGINSRLEYYDSALLTSIVKRSADILGSPIHDDAAFEIARRSRGTPRIANNLLRRTRDFAQIKGDGTITVDIAQFALNALDVDHNGLDEMDNRILNTIIDKFKGGPVGLSTIATACGEESETIEEVYEPFLIQEGYIKRTSRGREATELAYIHLGKIPPRQIGTLFDSPLS; this comes from the coding sequence ATGCGTGAAGAATATTTAAGCGGCGATGATGATAGCATGTCGCAAGCGGAAAAAGAAATAGATAAAGCTCTCCGGCCGCTCAGTTTTCGGGACTTTACCGGTCAGGAAAAAATTGTAGAGAACCTGAAAATCTTTGTGTTAGCGGCCCGCCGGCGGGGTGAAGCACTCGACCACGTGCTGTTACATGGCCCGCCGGGTTTAGGTAAAACCACCTTGTCGCATATTATTGCTTCCGAACTGGACGCCAACATAAAAATGACCTCGGGTCCGGTATTGGATAAACCCAGCGATTTAGCGGGCTTGTTAACTAACTTGGATCGTAACGATGTATTGTTCATCGACGAAATCCACCGGCTAAACCCGATTGTGGAAGAGTACCTGTACTCGGCCATGGAAGATTACAAGATTGATATTATGCTGGACTCGGGACCGAATGCCCGCACGGTACAAATCAGTCTGAATCCGTTTACCTTAATTGGCGCTACCACCCGTTCTGGGTTGCTAACTTCGCCGTTGCGGGCGCGCTTTGGCATTAACTCCCGCCTGGAGTACTACGATTCGGCTTTGCTGACCAGTATCGTTAAGCGGTCGGCTGATATTTTAGGGTCACCGATTCACGATGATGCTGCTTTTGAAATTGCCCGCCGGAGCAGAGGTACACCGCGTATTGCCAATAATTTGCTGCGCCGCACCCGCGACTTTGCCCAGATTAAAGGGGATGGTACGATCACCGTGGACATTGCCCAATTTGCTCTGAACGCTTTGGATGTCGATCATAATGGCCTGGACGAAATGGACAACCGTATTTTAAATACCATTATCGATAAGTTTAAAGGAGGTCCGGTAGGTTTATCCACCATTGCTACCGCCTGCGGCGAAGAATCGGAAACCATTGAAGAAGTGTACGAGCCTTTTTTAATTCAGGAAGGTTACATTAAACGAACTTCCCGGGGGCGCGAAGCAACTGAACTGGCCTACATTCACCTGGGTAAAATACCGCCCCGGCAAATCGGTACTTTGTTTGATTCTCCTTTGTCGTAA
- a CDS encoding RidA family protein, with product MNRQNIASGAVWEDIVGYSRAVRVGNVVEVAGTTAMDGAEIIGPDNAYEQTKFILTKIEKALHEAGANLTNVVRTRMFVVDISNWEEIGRAHGEFFKNIKPVTSMLEVKALIQPGLLIEIEATAIIPE from the coding sequence ATGAATCGACAAAATATCGCTTCCGGAGCCGTTTGGGAAGATATAGTGGGTTATTCCCGGGCGGTGCGGGTCGGAAATGTGGTGGAAGTGGCCGGAACTACGGCAATGGACGGCGCCGAAATAATTGGCCCTGATAACGCCTACGAACAAACTAAATTTATTTTAACCAAAATAGAGAAAGCGCTGCACGAAGCCGGAGCCAATCTAACGAACGTAGTCCGGACCCGGATGTTTGTGGTGGATATTAGTAATTGGGAAGAAATTGGCCGGGCCCACGGCGAATTTTTTAAAAATATTAAACCGGTTACCTCTATGCTCGAAGTAAAAGCGCTTATTCAGCCGGGCTTATTAATAGAAATTGAAGCTACTGCGATTATCCCGGAATAA
- the queG gene encoding tRNA epoxyqueuosine(34) reductase QueG: MTPKQQYTFLIKQKAQELGFMFCGVSRAEFLEEEAPRLENWLNRQMHGQMHYMENHFDKRLDPRLLVEGAKSVVSLLLNYYPEQPQPTDTFQISKYAYGQDYHFVIKDKLKSLLAYIRETIGDVGGRAFVDSAPVLDKAWAKKSGLGWVGKNSNLITPQVGSFYFIAELIIDLELEYDGPIKDYCGTCTKCIDACPTDAIIEPYVVNGSKCISYFTIELKDQIPQEVNGKFGNWVFGCDICQDVCPWNRFAKAHQEPAFDPQPGLTEFSKKDWQEITEEIFKEVFRKSAVKRTGFNGLLRNIKFVIPKNED; encoded by the coding sequence TTGACGCCCAAACAACAATATACTTTTTTAATTAAGCAAAAAGCCCAGGAGCTAGGCTTTATGTTTTGTGGGGTATCGCGGGCGGAGTTTTTGGAAGAAGAAGCCCCTCGCCTGGAAAATTGGCTAAACCGCCAGATGCACGGCCAGATGCATTACATGGAAAACCATTTTGATAAGCGCCTGGATCCCCGCTTGCTCGTTGAAGGCGCTAAATCCGTAGTGTCGTTATTGTTAAATTATTACCCCGAGCAACCCCAACCTACCGATACTTTTCAAATTTCGAAATACGCTTATGGACAGGATTACCATTTTGTTATAAAAGATAAACTAAAATCGTTATTAGCGTACATCCGAGAAACTATTGGCGATGTTGGCGGGCGGGCTTTTGTAGATTCGGCCCCGGTGCTGGATAAAGCTTGGGCCAAGAAAAGTGGTCTGGGTTGGGTAGGTAAAAACAGTAATTTAATTACGCCGCAAGTTGGCAGTTTTTATTTTATTGCCGAATTAATCATCGACCTGGAACTGGAGTACGACGGGCCCATTAAAGATTACTGCGGTACCTGCACCAAGTGTATAGATGCTTGCCCCACTGATGCCATTATAGAACCTTACGTAGTAAATGGCAGCAAATGCATTTCGTATTTTACCATTGAATTAAAAGACCAGATACCCCAGGAAGTAAATGGGAAATTTGGCAACTGGGTTTTTGGTTGTGATATCTGCCAGGACGTTTGCCCCTGGAACCGGTTCGCCAAAGCCCACCAAGAACCGGCCTTTGATCCGCAGCCGGGGTTAACAGAATTTTCAAAAAAAGACTGGCAGGAAATTACCGAAGAAATATTTAAAGAAGTGTTTCGTAAGTCGGCCGTTAAACGCACTGGTTTTAACGGCCTCTTACGCAATATTAAATTTGTGATTCCAAAGAACGAGGATTAG
- a CDS encoding acyl-CoA dehydrogenase family protein, protein MTDYFQISDLLTDEHRLIQQTMRDFVKREISPNIEKWAQDAYFPPDIVRKFGEVGAFGPTIPEEYGGGGLDYISYGLIMQEIERGDSGMRSTASVQGSLVMFPIYQYGSKEQRRKYLPKLASGEWLGCFGLTEPDFGSNPGGMLTNIKEQGDHYILNGAKMWISNSPACQVAVVWAKNEAGRIKGVIVERGMAGFTTPEIHNKWSLRASTTGELVFENVKIPKENILPNIEGLKGPLSCLDSARYGISWGAIGAAIDCYESALHYAQQRIQFDKPIASFQLIQKKLAEMLTEITKAQLMAWRLGTLKNAGKATTQQISMAKRNSVEMALQVAREARQIHGGMGITGEYPIMRHMMNLESVITYEGTHDIHLLITGADITGIPAFK, encoded by the coding sequence ATGACTGATTATTTTCAAATTTCTGACTTGCTCACCGACGAACACCGGCTTATCCAGCAAACCATGCGCGATTTCGTGAAGCGGGAGATATCCCCTAACATTGAAAAATGGGCGCAGGATGCGTACTTCCCCCCGGACATTGTGCGTAAATTCGGCGAAGTAGGAGCTTTTGGACCCACCATTCCGGAAGAGTACGGCGGCGGTGGCTTGGATTATATTTCGTACGGCCTTATTATGCAGGAAATAGAACGTGGTGATTCGGGCATGCGTTCTACTGCTTCGGTACAAGGGTCGTTGGTGATGTTCCCGATTTACCAGTACGGTTCCAAAGAGCAACGGCGTAAGTATTTGCCCAAACTGGCAAGTGGGGAATGGTTGGGTTGTTTTGGTTTAACCGAACCCGATTTTGGTTCTAATCCGGGCGGCATGCTTACTAATATTAAAGAGCAAGGCGACCACTATATTTTAAATGGCGCTAAAATGTGGATTTCCAATTCCCCAGCCTGCCAGGTAGCCGTAGTTTGGGCCAAAAACGAAGCCGGCCGCATTAAAGGCGTCATCGTGGAACGTGGCATGGCCGGTTTTACTACGCCCGAAATACATAATAAATGGAGCTTACGCGCCAGTACCACCGGCGAACTGGTTTTTGAAAACGTAAAAATTCCGAAAGAAAATATTTTACCGAACATCGAAGGCTTAAAAGGACCTTTGAGCTGCCTCGACTCGGCCCGTTACGGTATTTCCTGGGGTGCCATAGGCGCCGCCATAGATTGCTACGAATCAGCGCTTCATTATGCCCAGCAGCGGATTCAGTTCGATAAACCCATTGCATCCTTCCAGTTAATTCAAAAAAAACTGGCCGAAATGCTCACCGAAATAACCAAGGCCCAGCTTATGGCCTGGCGTTTAGGAACCTTAAAGAATGCCGGCAAAGCTACTACCCAGCAAATATCTATGGCAAAGCGTAACAGCGTAGAAATGGCCTTGCAAGTAGCCCGGGAGGCCCGCCAGATTCATGGCGGTATGGGTATAACCGGCGAGTACCCGATCATGCGGCACATGATGAACCTGGAATCGGTAATTACCTACGAAGGGACCCACGACATTCATTTACTTATTACGGGAGCTGACATTACGGGTATTCCGGCATTTAAGTAA